GGGTGTTGCTCATTGGAGGTGAGAGTGGCAGGTAGGAATGAGTAGAAGGATCCTGCTTCCTCCTGGACCAGGTTGAGGCCACCTGACACTGTTTATTCAGTAATTTAAAAGGAGGCTCTATGGCTGTCAGGGCCCCTTCTtggcctccctcccaggagggaagGAGACGGAAGGTTGGGAAGGGCAAGCAGAAACATGCCCTGGATAAGAGCTCTTCATCCCACCTCCCCTCAAGCAGCACAGCCTTTGATATGCCCTGACTTGCCCCTAGGCACACTGGGTGCTGCCTCCACGTTCACCCTGGGGCTGGAACCACCTTTCCTCCAGGTCCCAAGCAGCACTGGGAAAATGGGCTGGATGAGGTTCCATCCTTCCTTCTAGTTGAGATGCACAAGAGAAAGGATTCACCCTATTTAGCTGGACAGAGGGCTCTGTGGGGTGATGGGTATTAAAACCTctggagaggactggagagatggcttaggggttagggcacttgcctgcaaagctaaaggacccaggttagattccccaggacccatataaaccagatgcacaaaatggtgcatgcatctggagttcatttgcagtggctgaaggccccggcatgcctcctctctccccatctctctcaaataaataaaatttaaaatagaatatatgCTTCCATCACTTGAAAACCATTGTCTATTTTCATGATGTACTGGATTCAAACACACAGGACGTGTATAATTATAGTTGCTGTTTATTGAGCACCTATTGTATACCAGGTTCCACATGGAGCACTAACAACATACTCTCATGCCATCTTCTGAACTTCTCCACCATATAGGCACTTGGAGCCTTCCTGTTCCAGTGAGACTGAGGTGGGTTTCAGATGTCAGATGAGGGAACATGTACTGGCTAGGACTGGGAAGTGAGTGGCTGCTCCTTTAGATGCCAGCTACTGATAGGGCAGTTGTCAGAGCCAAGATCTGTGAAATGAAGCCATTGTGTGGGGGAAATGGAAGCAGGGAGAGGCGGGTCAGAGGGTCCCAGTGTCCAGCTGGGCCTTAGGGACAGCACACAGGAGCTGCCTACAGTTGCCTACAGAAGCCTAACAGGtagaaggggaaactgaggcaagggtATAATTCTGGAGACTAGCAGCTGGGATCTGGGTGTGTGTTGAAACTGGGGAGGGTGAAAGGGTTTCTAGCTGACCCTGGGGGTCCTGGTCCTGTTGTCTGACTATCACTATGGTAGTAGAGGGaaagccttcttttcttttttaacctttttatcgacagcttccataaatatagacaataaaccataataattcccacCACTCACTCCTAAAGGGGGAGAGTCTTCTAAGGCCCACTGCCAGGACAACatgagtgagcaagagagggagacggaagaggatgagggagaggatgCCTCAGACACAGCACCCATGCTACCTCGAAGGCCTACAGACTACCACACGTCAGTCCTGACATGCCCAGGGTGGCTGGGATTGGCCACTCAAGGCCTCAGGaccctgctgctgtctggccgaGCCCTGGCTGAATTCCTCTTCTATCTGCTGCTGCCTGGAGTAGTCTTCCTGTTGGTCCTGCTGCCCGCAGCCACCATCGTCTACCTGGGATTCCTGTGCCACTCGAGGGTGAGCCTGAGCATGGTGGGCGGGTCCCTGGGGAGTAGGGGATCCTGTGGAGATTCAGCTCCCTGAGGTTTAAGATGACTCTGCACCAGCCTACTCCTGTCCCTTTGTACCCAGAGACACATATGCTTTCTCAGGGAGCCCCTACTCTTCTGCCAACACCCCCACCAGCTGCAGCCAAAGAAGGGCTTTTGTTTGTTACTCAGAGGACAGCTGTCTTGCCCTTCCAAGTCCTCAAAGCCCTAGCCTTGTACCAGGGGCCACCAGGGCCTGGACAGCACAGTTGAAGTAGGGACAGGAGGGAATTCAGGAAGTGAAGAAAATTGTCAAATTTCATCTGTCAGCCTTTCTTCAGAGTCTCCCCATATTCCtcatacctacacacatacagAACTTCACAAATCCCTCCTGACCTGAGCTGGGGTTCCTCACCTGTGCAGGGGGCTATGGTTTGGTCTATACACAGATGGTCCCTCGGTCCcctcatatttacttattttcacagagaaaggaaagagagagagcaaatgagtgtgccagggtctctagctactgcaaacaaactccagatgcatgttactttgtgcatctggttttacatgggtcctggggcaatCGAACCAGCATCGTTAGGCTTTCCAGACGAATGCCttatcgctgagccatctctctagccttttaatttttttttaatttatttatttaagcgggtggggaggcagatacagggaacatcaaggcctctagccatgccaacgaactccagaccgcatgcaccaccttgtgcatctggtaactcCCTCCTGTTCCCACCTCAACTCTGCTGTCCAGGCCCTGGTGGCCTCTGGTACAGGTTTGGGCTTTGAGGGGCCTGGGCACTGTGTCCCTTCAGTGGCATAGGTGTGGGAAAGAGAAAGTGGTGGGCTAGCTGATGATAATGAGGCTGTAGTGCAGACGAAGCAGGAAATTAGGGGTGTGGGAAGCGGCGGCGAGTCTCTTGTTCTTTCAAGGATCCCTTCTACTGGGGCCATTTATAATCTGGGTTCCTGATCTCCCATTTTGGCCTCAACATTACTTAGCCCTCAGCAGCCCAATCCCCTACCGtccaccacccacacacacactctgggtCAGCCAGCCCCGCCTTGGGTCCCACCCCTCTGGCTCCTTCAGTAATCCAGACCACGCCCATATCGTCATTTGCTCCGCCCCTCCAACCCCGCTACCCCTCGTGGCCCACCCCACTCTCCAGAGCCCGCCCCCTCGGTCCCACCCGCCCTGGACCAAGCCCTCCAGGCCCGGGCATCTCCATATATGGCCTGCCCTCTCCTCCTAGACCTCCCTTCACCCTGCCTTCGCTTCCTGCGGGCACTGTCTgacctccgcccccccccccccccccccgccctgtcCGCAGGTGCATCCAGCGCCGGGCCCGCGGTGCCGAGCGCTGCTCTCGGACCGCAGCTCAGCGGCGCTCATCGTGCTCGGCTTCCTCTCGCTGCCGCCGCTTTTGGTGCTGGCCTCGGCCGCCCGCGCCCGCCTGGTGCGGCGACTGCGCCCCCTGCTGACTCCTCCCGCGAGCACGCCGGGAGCCCGCCGGCCCCGGGGGTCCAGCGAAGGGAGCCGCCTCTCAGACGAGGAAGAACAGCTCTGTGCCTGGGTGTGACTCGTCAGAGGCTGCCAAATGCCGCTAGCCACCCGAAATCCCCCCAAGGCCCCCATGAAGTGGGACCAGGGgacacatgctcctggagtttgcagctgcaagaggccctggcgcacccatcctctctttctttctctttctcgctcgctctctcattcacaaataaaatattgttttttttttaagtatttatttatttatttgacagaaagagggagagaaagcggatgggcgcgccagggcctccaaccactgcaaacgaactctatagacacgtgcaccctcttctgcatcgggctaacgtgggtcctgtggaatcgaacctgggttctttggctttgcaggcaaacgtcttaactactaagccatccctccagctcaaaaatggttattgccgggcgtggtggcgcacgcctttaatcccagcactcgggaggcagaggtaggaggatcgccatgagttcaaagccaccctgagactacagagttaattccaggtcagcctggaccagagtgagaccctacctcgaaaaaccaaaaaaaaaaaaaaaaaaaaaaaaggttatttttaagtggcaccaggaggctggagagatagttcagtggttaaaggcaagcAAGTGCTAGGATCCCTTTCCCcactaaagccaggtgcacaaagtggtgtatgcatctgaagttcgtttgctggggcaggaggctgtggagctcccattctctttcccccgccacctctgcttgcaaacaatacataattttttttcttagcatttttattagcattttccatgattataaagaaatatcccatggtaattccctcccccccatactttcccctttgaaattccattctacatcatattacctccccatcataatcattgtacttacatatatacatatatacaatatcaacccataatttttttaaaagaagaaaatctgttaaaaaagaaataaagtgggccgggtgtggtggcgcacgcctttaatcccagcactcgggaggcagaggtaggagaattgccatgagttcaaggccaccctgagatgacagagttaattccaggtcagcctggaccagagtgagaccctacctcgaaaaacaaaacaaaaaaacaaaaaagaaagaaagaacgaaagaaaggaaggaaggaaggaaggaaggaaggaaggaaggaaggaaggtggccgggcgtgatggcacagtcatttaatcccagcaaacgGGAAGTGAAGttaggatcgctgtaaattcgaggccaggttgagactacatagtgaattccaagtcagcctgggctagagagagaccctacctcgaaaacacaaaataaataaatagaggcacTCAGCTGCCTCTCGCCCCGTGTGCAGTGCCCCGAGTGGCCAGGAGATGGCACCGAACTCTCTTGGGCCGCGTTAGCCCTTCCTTACTGTTCCCCTTGAGCAGCCTGGGGAGCACCCCAGGAGGAAGGACGTCATCCTCACAGAAGGCTTGGGTTTGGAGCTGCCCTGGGCTCCGCTCCCTCACAAAAGGCAGCTTTGAACTTTGACTTGTCATCAGTCAGCCATTCTCCAGTGTACCAACATGGATGAGGCATGCTTTGGGGATAGCCTCATCCCGGAAAGACCATGGTTCTAGAAGCCGAGTGTGTACACCAATGACCAGGCTTGATCATTATTTGCAGGGCTCACCTTGTTATCCAGGCCCAATTTAAATCAAGGGTCAGGGTTCAGTTTGTGTGTTCACACTCATAATGTGATCAGGATCAGGGTTCAGTATATAGGACTGGGGCTCAGCCAGTCACCAGAGTGTAAGCCCAGCTCCTCCTCTTTGAGTAGCTTTAAGACCTCTTagttatctgggcatggtggcacatatctttaatcccagcacttgggaagcagaggtagaaggattgtcatgagttcaaggctaacctaggACTATGGAgttgagtgccaggtcagctttggctgaaaaaaaactaaaaaacgacaacaaaaaaggcgggtgtggtggcacatgcctttaatcccagcactcaggaggcagaggtaggaggatcaccgtgagttcgcggccaccctgagactacatagttaattcccggtcagcctgagactctacttcgaaaaacaaaacaaaataataataataaataaaaaataaataagggctggagagatggcttagcacttaaggcatatgcctgtgaagcctaaagaccccggatCAATTCTCAAGgtgccacgtaaaccagatgcacatagtggcacatgtgtctggagtttgtttgcagtggctagaggccctggtgtgcccattctcactctctctctctcactctttctctctgtctctaataagtaagtaaaaataagatctttaaaataaaaataaataaataaggcaggtgtggtggcgcacacctttaatcccagcactagggaggcagaggtaggaggactgccatgagttcaaggccaacctgagatgacagagttaattccaggtcagcctggaccagagtgagaccctacctcgaaaaaaaaaaaaaaaaagttccagactAGAGAgagatcttagcagttaaggcacttgtctgtgaagcctaaggacccagatgtgatttctcagtacccacataaaccagatgcacaaggtggcacatgcatctggagtttgtttgtagtggctagaggccctggtctgcccattctctcactgttggtctctgtctctttcaaataaataaataatatacattttaattttttattaacaacttccatgattataaaaaataccccatggtaataccctcctttcccccacttacCCATTTGAAAcaacactctccatcatattccctccccatctcaatcagtctctcttttacttttttttttggttttttgaggtagggtctcactctggtccaggctgacctggaattaagtctgtcatctcagggtggccttgaacccatggcaatcctcctacctctgtctcccaagtgctgggattaaagtcgtgtgccaccacgcccagctctgttttacttttgatgtcttgttcttttcctcctcttatgatggtcttatgcaggtagtgtcaggcactgtgaggccatggatatccaagccattttgtgtctggagggaccaggttgtatggagtcctgcccttcctttggctcttacattctttccgccagcTCACTATGTCCCAGGTcagagcctgggatagagtgagaccctacttcgaaaaaccaaaaaagaaaaagagagagagagagaatgggcactctatgtcctcttgtcactgcaaatgaattccaaacacatgagccactttgtgttttggctttatataagtactggggcattgaacccagtctgttaggctttgcaagcaactgcctttagccacggagccatctccccagcccaattcccTGCTTTTGTATTTGCTCCCTGCATAAGCCTGGGTTGTGGCTGCTCACTgttctagtttgtttgtttttgtaagttttctttccgaggtagggtctcatcctagcccagactctgacctggaaatcactctgtagtcccaggctggccttgaacccatggtgatcatcctacttctacctctcaagtgctgggattataggcatgtggcaccatacccagcctgttttattttacttacttatttatttattttgaggtagggtctccctgtagcccaggttaacctggaattcactctgtagtcccagggtggcctggaactctttgcgatcctcctacctctgcctgcagagtaCTAGGaataaaggcttgcaccaccacatctggcattgtTTTAGTAATGTTTGTATATGTGAATGGGGTGCTTTGAGATATTGATATTCTTGCAAGCCTAGCAGTGTGTTAAGATTATATGGgttggtgccaggcatggtggtgcatgcctttattcttagcacttgggaagtggattgcagtgagtttgaggccaccctgagactacagagtgaattccaggtcagcctgggctagagtgagaccctaccacaaaaaataaataaataaataaataaataaataaataaataaataaaaagaatatatgtggactggagagatggcttagcggttaaggcacttgactgcaaagccaaaggacttctgttcaattcttcagtacccacgtaagccagatgcacaggtggcgcatgcatctggagttcatttacagtgtctggaagccctggtgtgcccattctctctctctctctttccctctctcaaataaatgaataaaaatagaatattaaaaaaaaagagagggctggagagatggcttagcagttaaggtgcatgcctgcaaggctaaaggactccagttagattccccaggacccacataagccagatgcacaaggggcacatgagtctggagttcgtttgcagtggctggaggccctggcatgaccattctctctctgcctctctctgtctctctgtctctctgtctctctctctctctctctctctctctctctctctatatatatatatatatatatatatataaaatgaataaataaataaataattttttaaaagtttatatgggttgggggggctggagagatggcttagcagttcaggtacttgcctgcaaagcctagggaaccATGTTCCTTCCATTATCCAGttccaataagccagatgcacaaaggtgaggcaaacacgaAGTTGtacaatgcccactaggtggcgaaaatGTCTGGCATTTGATATccgtggctgaggtcctggggcaccaattcttctccctctctctaaaatataatatatgggctgggagctggagagataactgagcagttaaggtgcttgcctgtgaagcttaaggatctaggttcaattccccagtacacacataagccagaagcacaagggggtgcatgcatctggagttcatttgcagtggctggaggccctggtgtacccattctctttctctctctctctctctttgcgcctctgcctctttcctctgcctgtctctctctctctctctctatatatatatatatatacatatatatatgtatgtatgtatgtatgtatgtatgtatgtatatggctgggcatggtggcacatgcctttaatcccagcactcaggagggaggcaggggtaggcagaccactgtgagttcaaggccactctgagactacatagtgaattccaggtcagcctgggacagactGAGCCTCTATCTCGAAAATGAACACAGAAGCACAATGGtccacgtatctggagttcttttgcagtggctggaggccttggcgcacccattctctctctctttctctctctctttctctctttatagttttctgaggtagggtctactgtagctcagactgacttggatatgtagtctcaggtgtcctggaactcatggcaatccttctacctctgcttcccaaatgctgggattaaaggtgtgtgccaccacgcctggctatctctttttatttatttacttatttctaggtagggtctctagcccaggctgacctggaattcactatatagtctcagggtggccttgaactcatggcaatcttgctacctctgcctcctgagtgatgggattaaaggcatgtgccaccatacctggtttctctttgcctctcttctatctctctctacttgcaaataaataaataaaaatatttagaagcgTTTGCTATACAAGCCTGAAGACtggtgttcagatccccaggacccacataaagccagacacacaggcatATGCTTCTCTGTAATCCCAACccgcctacagcaatgggaggcagagtcaggagaatcctgaagccaGTGGACCAGCTACGTTGGCCTTCACAGCAGCAAAACAAGattgactctgtctcaaacaaggtgaaaaacAAGAACTGACGCAAGGCTATTCTCAGACTTTCACATATGCATCATAACATGTGTGcactcatacatatatacaacttTGTAATTTACCTAGAATCTAGTTGTAacagaaaagttatttatttattataatttacccatcttggcatggtggcacacacctttaattccagaactcaggaggcagaggtaggaggattgctgtgagtttgaggctagcctgagactacatagctctTCCAAGTtatctggggctagagtgagactctatcttaaaaataaaacgaAACAAAAATTTACCCAGGATCCAGTTGAAATAAAgcctatttctttccttttcctttttctttttctttcttttttttgaggtagagtctcacttcagccagcccaggctgctctggaattatctatgtagccccaggctggccttgaactcacaacaatcctcctatctctgcctcccatgtgctgagattaaaggcatggacatgggccaccacaccaggcttatttttattttttttttgttttcttttgctttctctctctctctctctctctctctctctctctctctctctctttctttctttctttctttaatgtagggtttcgggctggagagatggcttaatggttaagcgcttacctgtgaagcctaaagaccccagttcgaggctcgattccccaggaccccattaGCCAAATACACcaggggggcacacatgtctgaagtttgtttgcagtggttggaacccctggcacgcccattcgcaggctctctcccccccccccctttctctctctgtcactctcaaataaacaaataaaaataaacaaaataatttttaatgtagggtctcactctggtccaggatgacctggaattcactatgtagtctcagggtggccttgaactcatggcgatcctcctacctctgcttcccaagtgctgggattaaaggtgtgtgccaccatgcccggcttaatgtgtagcccaggctggcctcgaactcataatcctcctgctttcacctcttcagcaatttcctaccagtgtgcgccaccacaattGGCTATTTTGTTAGTTGACACAGTGtctaactctgtagcccaaactggcctggcactcaccaTGTAACTCATGACCCTCCTTTCTCAACCAACTAAGTACTGGGCTTctaggcatgagacaccatgaCCAGACTGAAAGACCTTTCAAAAAGTATACATTTATTTTCcacgagagggagagagaaagagaaaatggttgcaccaggttctcttgccactgcaactgaacttcagatgcatgtgccactttgtgcatctggctctacatgggtactggggaattgaaccctgggctatcatactttgaaagcaagcacctttaaccactgagcaatctcccaggcCTAAAAGATCTCTCAAAGGATCCAGCATGCTATATTTACCAGTAGAATTCAGTCTGTGATCATCAGGGTTAGAGCTCAGCCTATGACCAAAGTTGACCATTCTGTGGCCTCCAGCATTGCCTGGTATATGGCTGGGCCAGGTCCAGTGGGTGTCTCAAAGGTTTTCTAACTTTCATCTGTGTCCAGCTTTGGTTCCTTTCCTGATCAGACGGAGCCTGCAAGTCGCCAAGCTGCCCAGGAGTACTTCCCCTGGACTGAAGccaccttccttcccttctaCCAGGGGCTGTCTGGCCACCACCAGAAGTTGAGGATGAAGGCTCTCTTGGGAAGCCCTTGGCTGAAGATCTGCCTGGCCCCACAGTCATCAAAAcaacagctgggcctggtgggggtggggaggtcaaTTTGGAGATCAGCTCTcaagctcaagctgctgctggccGCTGGCTGGATGGGGAGCTCAGTTTGGTCCATGGCAGCTGCCTGAGACAGCCTGTTTCCGAAAGGTGTTTCCCAGCTTCCTAGGCTTACCTTGAGGCCTCAGATGGCTTCCAGCTGGCCCTGGGGATGTCCAAGAAAGGGCaatgaaaaaaaatgggggggctggagagatgacttagcggttaagtgcttgcctgtgaagcctaaggatcccagttcgaggctcaattccccaggacccgtgttagccagatgcacaagggggtgcatgcatctggagttcacttgcactggctggaggtcctgatgtgtccattctctctctatctgcctctttctctctctgtcactctcaaattaataaataaaaataaaaagaaagaaaaaagaaagggcaaTGGGGGTGACCTGCCTCAGTTCAAGCCTGCCAGATATCCTTTCAGAAcactgtggggctgaagagattccatagtggttaaggctgttgccaatgaagcctaaggacccaggttcgattccccagtgcccatgtaagccagctgcataaggtggcacatgtgtctagactttatttgcagtggctggaggttctggtacacccattctctttctctctgcttgcaaatatataaatataaatatatatttatatatatacatacagccttgcatggtggctcatgcctttaatcccagtatttaggaggcagaggtaagaggattgccataagtttgaggctaccctgagactacatagtgaattccaggacagcctgggctacactgagaccctacctcaaaaaacaaacaaacaagaaatactGTGAGCAAAGTGTGGTGGTTCATCTCAGcactaggaagctgaggcagaaagattgctgttTGAGGCCAGATTCAGCTGCACAATAAAactctgtcatatatatatatatgagagagagagagggagagagccaccACACCAGCAATGAAACTGTCttatatctacctatc
The genomic region above belongs to Jaculus jaculus isolate mJacJac1 chromosome 5, mJacJac1.mat.Y.cur, whole genome shotgun sequence and contains:
- the Tmem88b gene encoding transmembrane protein 88B, yielding MSEQERETEEDEGEDASDTAPMLPRRPTDYHTSVLTCPGWLGLATQGLRTLLLSGRALAEFLFYLLLPGVVFLLVLLPAATIVYLGFLCHSRVHPAPGPRCRALLSDRSSAALIVLGFLSLPPLLVLASAARARLVRRLRPLLTPPASTPGARRPRGSSEGSRLSDEEEQLCAWV